The DNA segment ATAAGGTTTTAACCAATAAATTATATGCCCGAATGCTTCGCCCCTACTGCCCTAATCGACGAGAGCGGTTGCTATACTACTGCTTAATAGGTTAAAAGTGGAAATTACCATTGAACAATTACTTGTAAATTGTGTAGTGTGGATTTGCGAACTACCGAACAATAAATTTATGCGATCGCATCCTCACACAGCTAAATTATCCGCAGCCGCTCTCACTGCTACCTTGTTAGTGAGTCTAGCCGGACAAGCGCAAGCGATTACCTTTGAGGGCACATCCTCCGGTCAATGGGGAATGCCTGCTAATCCGTCTGGGAGTACTTATATTTCCAGCGAGAATGGAGGTATAAATAATAGTCTTTCATGGGGTCGGACTGATAACTGTCTGACCTGTACCCCATTCAATAACTATGTCCAGTATGACGGTGTAAGCTTTAATGCTGGTGTAGGTAGCCTTTTCAATCTTGGTAATCTAACTTACCGCAATGGCTCAGTGTGGGACGGTTTCAACGGCGACTTTCCTCTCAATATCGCTTTGTCTTTGACAAACCCTTTCAACACCACTCAGAATTTTGATTTCTCATTTAACATCTTCAACACACCCAACAACAGCGGCGACGCAGTTGTGGATGGGGACAAACTGCGTTTTTCTACTGCTGGCATATCCAGCCAGCAGTTTAATTACGATGGAGTCGATTACACCCTTGAGTTAACTGGCTTCTCTTCCGATGGCGGTCTAACTATGATGAGCGAGTTCAACTCCCCAGAAGGGACTATTGCCAACGCATCTTTGTACGGCAAACTTACGGGTGTTGGTCAAGCGCCGCCGCAGAAGACGATTCCCGAACCTGCTGCTGTGGCTGGTTTATCGCTATTGGGAATTTACTTCGCCACCCGTCGTCGTAGCCGAAACATCTAATCGATGAAGCAGAAAATCTTGCATGGGGATAAGCTGCTCCGCATTTACCCTTCTTCCCCTAGTCCCTAGCCCCTAGCCCCTAGCTATAATAGCGGTTTTCAGTTGCATGAAGTACACCTCAGAAACCGGGTTTCTCCAAGAAACCCGGTTTCTTTATACCTCACTCACCTAACAAAGGTTGTATTGCTAACTTTTTATTTTTATGCAGGGAATAATTTCGGTTTTTGTGGAAAGTTTTTTATAAAGATGTCATGAAGCTTCAATAAAGAATTAATAAAGAGGAATAGCTCAGGCTGTTGTCAAAAGGAAGATTTATAAAGAATCGATGAAGATTAAATAAAGATACGGTAAATACGTAGATAGAAGCTTGGCAAGCCTACGTGAATCTACTAGCTTTGAGAAGTTAGTCCTATTAAGTAAGAAGATTATGAAATTTAATTTAGAAGGTACAGTTAAGGTATCTAAATTTTTTCTGGCGATCGCACTATTGGTGGGTTTCCAAAATCAAGCTCAAGCTGCAACTTTCGCAGGCAGTACTTCTGCTCAATGGGGAACCCCTCTTACTCCCAGTCCCACATCAGTTATCTCAATTAGCAGCCATAACGGCAATACGAATAACCGCCTAACTTGGGGTGAAGCAGCTCCGAATACATTTACCAGCTACGTCCAGTTCGACGGGACAACGTTTAGCGCTGGCGTCAACAGCCTCTTTAATCTTGGCACTCTCTCTTACCGCAACGGCAGTACATACACTTACTCCAATTTTGATGGTGATTTTCCGCTGCAAATAGCTTTATCTCTCGCCCTTCCATTTGCAAGCGGCGAGAGTTTTAACTTTTTATTCAATATCCTAAATACACCGAATACGAGCGGCAATCCTGTTCTGGATGGTGACAGGTTGCGTTTTTCCACCGCCGGACTATCCAGTCAGAAGTTTAATTACCAAGAAAATGATTACACACTTCAACTGATGGGCTTCTCTACCAATGGCGGTAAAGCCATTGTTAAGGAGTTCAACTCACCAGAAGGAAGCGTTGCGATCGCCTCTTTGTACGGTAAGATTATTTCCGATCCGAAATCCGTTACCGTACCTGAACCAGCGAGTTTCGCTGGTCTTTCACTGTTGGGGATTTACTTTGCCGGTCGTCGTCGTAAGTGACATATTCCACACACTGATTCAGGTAACGAATACAGTGGGAGGCGAGGGAGCGAGAAGCTAAAAGTGTCAAGAAGCTGTATCTGCCGTTATTTGCTCGCGACTGGGTAACTCCAGGCAATAGCCAGCACCGTATACAGTCTTGATATAGCGCGGGTGGCGAGGGTCAGGTTCCATTTTGGTTCTCAAATGTCGGATGTGTACGCGAATAGTTTCAATATCATCATCTGGGTCATAGCCCCAGACCTCTTTGAGAATTTCGCTAGGAGAGACCGTCTGACCGTGGCGCTGGAGTAAGCAGTGGAGTAGCTCAAATTCCAGATGAGTTAGTTTGATAGTCTGAGCCAACCAAATAGCTTCAAACCGTTCTGGAACCAGGGTAAGAGGGCCGTAGTTAAGGATTTCGGTGTGTTTGGCGGCTTGGGGAATGCGATCGGTGCGTCGCAGTAAAGCCCGCACCCTGGCGAGCATTTCTTCGATTTCAAACGGCTTGGTCATGTAATCATCGGCACCAGCATTTAAGCCTTGTACCTTATCTTCGGTTTGACCTAAAGCCGTCAACATTAATACTGGGATATCTGCGGTACGCTCATCCCGACGCAGGCGCTGACAAACGGTAAATCCATCCACCTTGGGCAGCATCAGGTCTAGCATTATCAGGTCTGGCTGTATTTGTAGGGCCAGTGCCTGACCCTTAATGCCATCTTCTGCTTGGCTGACATCGTATCCAGCCATTTCCAGATTGACGGCGACTAATTCTGAGATAGCGGGGTCATCGTCGATGACGAGTATCCGAGGCATCATCTTTCTTCCTCCCTGGAGACTCCCGCCATAGCTGTCCTGAGCTTGGCGGTGAGAGGAAAGGGAGGCCGTGGTCTAGTTTGCATAAAGATTGTTAAAATGACGTGAAAAACCCGTTTCGCCGCTCCTTTTAGGAGCCGCTTCGCTAACGGAAGTGGGAACTTTCTGGCATACCTGCTGGCATCACAGGGCTTTGGCTACCGATACTGTGACCCGCCTCGGTGGGGCGTTTAATTGGGGATTACTCCCCCTCCCATTTCTGGGGTGATGTTCGCCTTGACAATGTTAGTGGTCGGTACTATCCCAGCAGCACTGGCTTAACCCTTTAAACCTTTTTAACCACTTGGTTCTAGAGCTACGGACTGGCGTCGCATCCGTAGGTAGGAACTCGAACTCTTGCCACTAACGTAGGTATTGCTACCTAAGTCTGGTCAACTAGGGCTGTTTTTCAAGCCCCCACGCTTAATCGGTACTCCTTTTCACGTGGTGGGTTGTTGACTATATAGCTTTGACTAACGGGTTTTTTTAAGGTTCTTATAGAACCTGTTACGGCATCCAAAGATTCCTGTACAGATTATAAGCAAGGATTCTAAATTCTTTCTAAAGAAAGTGGATCTTTATGGAAGATTTACGGCTATTCGAGGATAGAGGCTTGCGATCGCAGGTTTTTGGGTTCCTATCTCCCTAACGCCCCAGAGATCTGGTTAGGGACTGGTTAAAATTGTTTAAAATTGTGTAGATCTGCGTTGATATGCCAAATTATGCCTATAGTCCACCTTGGCAAACCAGAAACGGTCTGGCGATGACCCTTTACACTGCTCTGTTGGGCGGTCGTGAGTGGGAAAGCACCATTATTGAGCCAGAACCGTCTTACCAAGAGACAATCTTTGCAGGCGCTCAAGACGTGCCCATTTTTGGCCTTGTGGCGATTCCTGAGAAACCTTGCGGTACGATTGTTGGTACTTACGGTATTACAGGGTCTTTGGATAATCAATGGTTTCTAAGACTGCTGGGGCGGAAGGCATTTGCTCGCGGTTATGCAGTGGTGCTATTTGATTGGCGTGCCCACGGCAGAACGGCAGAGTTATCTCCGACACTGACTTCTGATGGTTTGTACGAGGGAGAAGATTTTGTCCGCATTGCCAAATCGGCTAAAACAATGGGGTGTCCGGCACCGTTCTGGTTTGCGGGGTTTTCTCTGGGGGGACAGCTGGCGCTATGGGCGGTGAAAGCAGCACAAGAGCTGACGGTGCAAGATGGGGATATAGGATTGCGATCGACGGACATTGGTGGTGCGGCAGTAATTTGTCCGAGTTTGGATTCCAATCGTTCTCTCTCTTATTTAGTAAAGCATCGCTGGGGCAAGTATTTGGAGAAAGCGATCGCACGCGAACTCAAAAAACTGGCCTGGCGTATCCACGATGCTCATCCCGGCACAATAGATCCGGCTGCGATCGATCGGGCCAACGGCATTTGGGGTTTCGATCGCGAACTTGTAATAGATAGATTGGGCTTCCCATCCGTCGAAGCTTATTACGAGGCTAGCAGCGCTTTACACATATTGCCTCACCTGAAGAAACCGACTCTAATTTTATACACCGCAGATGACCCCATGTTTGACCCGACAATTATACCTGACTTGCAAGCCGCCTCTGCTGATAACCCTTACATTGATTTGATTTTGACTCGTTACGGCGGTCATGTGGGCTACATCAGCAGCAAAACGTGCCAGCAGCAAGCGGGAGACCCCGATTGTTGGTGGGCTTGGAATCGAGTGTTAGATTGGTGCGATCGCACCACAAAAACTACCGTCGCCGATATCAAGCGGCCAACTTAACTAAATACTGTTCAAAAACTTGTACAAAACCAATTGCTACTTGAATTAAAGGCCAACCTACCAAACAAATCAACCACGCCTTACGAGTGGTAATATCCAAACCTTGACGAACGGCAACAATTACAGCTAGCAAACTCCATACAGATAACACCAGTTCGATCGGTCGTCCTAACAAAGGAATCACCGTTAAGAAATTCAGCGATTGGGGAGAATAGGCATAGCCAATAGGAATCAGCAGATCTTTATAAGATACGTGATTCGGTTTTAGCCACTGTCCGAGCTTCGAGATTGTTAGAGTCCAAAAATAGTATCCTCCCGCCACGCTGAGGCCATCTATCAAAAGTGCCAGAACTAGGATAGGCAGAGTAGCCCTGTTAATCAATAAGATAACTGCACTGCCAAGGGCATGGGACACAGCCGCTAAAATTACGATCGTAAGCGATCGCCGTTGAGTTTTAGGAGTATTGCGAGCATTTTCGTAAAAATCTCCCTTCAACGCTAATGCTTTCCAGATTGTCTTGCCCAAACCACCTTTTGACTTTTTATCACTCACAGCGAATCTCTAATACTTGAGGTAGATGACAATCTAGATATTATCCTGATTCAGTAAAATATCACAACCAAAATTTAATCTGCTAAATGCGAAGTTCTTTAGAGGCTTAAACATTATTCAATGCTTCAAATTATCTGGCGGATACTTATCTGGCTTCGAGGTGGAAGTTTAAGGTTACTAATCTTAGCAGGATTATTGCTTCTTGCCTGGGGAACTCTCGCGCCAGTGGGAACTATAGTGTGGTGGGTGAATGAAGGATATGAGAGTCTAAGCTTTAAAAGTAACCAGGCCAAGAACTTGCCATTCGACAAGATTTCCAGTTCTGTTACTAAGTCTTCAAAGATTAATTGTTATATAGTCTTTTTGCCAGGAGTGGGGGATTTTTCTGCCGATGAATTAACTCCTGGGGAAGAAGAATTTTTAAACCGTTTAGTAAAAACTCATTCTAATTGTGTAGCGGTTCGGGATGTTTTTCCCTACTCAGCGGCGAACGAGAGTCTGGGAGGTCGAAGACCGCTGGCACCCCTGTGGCGATTTGCCCATCAGGCAGATGGCTGGCTAGATGTAGCAGACGTACTGATCAAAATCCGCAATCTTTGGCGATTTGCTATTTCCGCAGACGATCGCTACGGCCCTATTTATAACCAGGGGATTGCCACTGCGATCGTCGATCGTATGGAAGCGGTACATCCGATCCCACAGTCCCAACCTTTTAAAATTATTCTCATCGGTACTAGCGGAGGCGCACAAGTTGCGCTGGGGGCAGTTCCCTATCTTCACCAGTGGCTAAATACAAAAATTACAGTTGTCTCCGTTGGAGGCGTCTTCGCTGGCGATAAAGGCTTCAATTTATCCGATCGAATCTACCACTTGCGAGGCCGTCGAGATTGGATTGAAGATATAGGTCGCGTTGTGTTCCCGCCCCGTTGGCCTTGGACTGTTGGTTCTCCCTTTAATCAAGCCGTTCGGGAAGGTCGTTACACAGTACAAATCAGCGGCCCTCACGCTCATGATGGCCCTGAAGGTTATTTCGGTCAAGCGGTTGCCAAGGCAAATGGCATCACCTATGTAGATTTAACCCTGCAACAAGTTAACCAACTTCCTATTTGGTCTGTGCAAAAATAATCAATTACCTACAAATAGAAAATCTGAAACAGTCTTCAAGATTCTTGTTTATGACCGGAAAGAGCTTGAATATCAGCTCGCAATGCTGAAATTTCCTCATGCAGGGCGGCTATAGACTTAGCACCTGCTATTTCTGCCCGATCGTTTTCTGCATCGCGACCGACAAAAAAGGTAGCGATCGCAGCCGTTACATAACCAAATACCCCAAAAGCATACAGCGATAAAATCAAACAAAGCACTCTACCTTCTGGAGTTTGCGGCCAATATTCCGACCCCATTGTGGTCATAATCATCGCCGTCCACCACAGTGCAGTACCGTAATCTTTTAATCCTGCCCCATTAGGATTATTATTTTCAAAAGCATACATTCCTGCTGCTCCCACAAACGTTACTACTAAACTAAGTGAAATTACGTAACCAAAACCGCGACGGCCCATGCTAGATCTGAGCGATCGCATCCCCCGATTTAAAGAAGTAATCACTCGCACTAATCGCAGTCCTCGCGCCGGATTGAGCAAGCGAATAACGCGGGTAATCCGAAAAATCCGCAATGCTGGCAACATTAAAGATAGAGCCGTTAGCCAGTTTTGTTTGAGATAAACAACTTTATGAGGAGCCAGAGTAAATCGCAATCCGAAATCCAGTACAAAAACGATCCAAATAACGTTACTAATAACTTCTAATATAGGATTTAAGCCCGCAATTAAATCGACTACTAACAACGCCAACCATCCGAAACCCAGCAAAAGCATCGGTGTTTCCAACCAGTCTTCTAACTGTTCCAGAACTTCGCTTCGTTCTTTTTCGAGTTCCCTTTTTTGGTTGGGCTGGTTCATAATATTTTGAGTTAAAACTTCTTAACTGCTCAACTGCTCTTGAAGCCGATTCATTAATTTATTTTGTTTTCTATAAAGGGAGTTAAAGAGTCGGATGCACAGATTCGCTCTCCTCTTCCCCGCGAAATTCAAGCGCAATTAAGGGCAGCAGGTTTTAATGTCACACCTTTGGTTAACGTGACGGTACTTACACCACCGAGTTAACATCGTCTAACTCTTTCAGGGCTGCCAAATATCGCTCCTTAACACAATCGCGATCGCTCTCTTCTGATATTTGCGCCTGACTTGTACGCTGAATCATATTGGCATGATGCACTAGCGCTTGGCGATATTTCTTATTTTTAGTATGGGTGGCGATAACTGCGATCGTTTCTAGCAAGCGAATTTGTACCGCTACATCCGGCTTGCTATACTGTCGGATTTGATTAAAAGCAGCATCAATGATGCCGACAAACGTAACTCGTTCGGCAATTACGCGCAAATTTTTCTCCTCATCGTAGCGATAAGGAGATGGAAATTCTCTTTCTGCCAGACCACAGAGTGCTACACTTAGTCGATCGATACAGCTGATGGCGGTAAAGGGATCGTTGACCCCAGGAGAAATGGCACGCACGGCAATTTCAACTAATTGATCGATCGAAAATTCTATATCCTGCTGTTCGGTGCGTTGTCTGCCTAAAATAAATAATTGATGGATTTGCTTGGCCAAGTTTTTATCCACCGCTTTGTTTGGCCAAACGGCGACTATTTCGCTTCCTTGGACGATAAATTTTCCGGGGCCATATTTAAGACGCAAAATTAAGTTTTTTGACTTGGCGATCTGCATCAATTTCTCGTCATCAATTGCCTGAAGATAACCGCTGCTAGTGGCTAAAATCGGTGAGGCTTCTCGGTGGAAATTAGCTGGAATCTCCTCAACCGAGCGCCGAGAGTTAGCAACGCCATGCCCTATTTTTTCAGGGAATAGGCGATCGATGGCTTTGTCGAGATCGGAACCGACTTGCGCGATGATGTACGACGATTGAATCGAAGTTGAAGCGTGATGTATAAAATAGATAAACACGCCGATGCTGGCGATCGCTAACAGGATGCCCACTGTTACCGAAATCTGTGGCACGAAAACTTCATAGTCTTCTCCGTGAATGGTTCGCAGTACGAGCAAACAGTAAATAAATGTGGCGATGAATGTGCCAAGCACTACCTGATTGCCCGTATCTTGCATGAAATTGCGGAGGAGTCGCGGGCCAAATTGCGAGGAAGCAAGTTGGAGCGCTACCAGGGTGATGGAAAAAACAGTACCCGCAACGGTAATCATGGAACCTGCAACCGATGAAAGCAGGGTGCGGGCTCCTTCTGGGCCACCACTATAAATCCAGCCTAATTTCTCAATTGGGCCAGACATACCATAGCGATCGAGCGTCACCATCCCAAATGCTAGCGCGATCGCTATGGTGGCCATTAAGGTTGGGACGAACCAATAGCTACTATGCAGTGAGTCCCAAAGTTTGAGCAGTTTGATTTTCATTCGCCATCGGTGGTATTTTGAACTTTGCCGTTACCATCTGTTTGCGAGCGCATTTCGGCTAATTTACGCAAAGAACCGCCGATACTGCGCGGTTTCGGTACTTCGCTTTTTCCGGCGGGCCAACCTTCGCGCTGAAGAGAGCGATCGCCATCTGTCTCTTCTGTTTGGTCGTGAAACAGAATCTGATAAGTTGGGAAAGCTAAATCGATGCCGTTAGCAGTTAACTTATTCTTAATAGCGGTAAGAACTTTGTCCTTTGCGTCGAGAGTCTCGGCACGACGCGGCGGCGCGACCCACCAACGAGCGCGGATATTGACGGTACTTTCAGCCAGTTCTACTACCAGCGCGTCTGGGGGTGGATCTTCTAATACCTCATTCACGCTACGAACTGCTTCCAGAATTAACTGTTTGGCGCGATCGATATTGTCCCCATAGCCAATGCCGACATCGTACTCTAAACGGCGGTTATCAAAGGCTGTGTTGACAGTGACCGAATTAGTGAACAGCTCGGAATTCGGAATCACGATGCGACGACCATCATAAGTTCTGATTGTACTGGCGCGTGTTTGGATGTTTTCGACTGTTCCCTCAAAGTCTTTGAAGACGATCTGGTCGCCAATTTGGAAAGGTTCAGTTAACAGAATCAGGATGCCAGCTAGGAAGTTCTGGAGAATGTCGCGGAATGCAAAGCCGATCGCCACACTGCTAATACCCAGCAGTTGAATCAAATCTCCGGCCTGGAATGATGGGATGACGATCGATAATGCAATAAATAAACCGACTAAAATCACCACTCCCTGGGACAAACGCCCCAGTACCAACCCCAGATTGCGAGCCTGTCGATGCCTTCGAGTCAGGCGTTTGACGAGCAATTTAATTTGGCCCGCCGCGAAAAAAAACAGCCCGAAGACGATCGCGGCCAACATTATATTTGGCAGCATTACAATCAGGCCGTCAATCATCCCCTGAATCTTCGCCCACGCTGCTAACGTTGATTCTTGAAGATTCATGGCATCTCCCTGCGGTATAAAACTTTGTTGATTATAGTTAAATCTCAAAAGCTTAAACTCTATCCAAGGTTAGTAATACGCATTTTCCTGGGTAATGCTATATATCGCACTACAAAGAGGACGAAACTGGTATATAATATCGGGTCAAAAGGAAAATAGTATAAATTTACGTTTCAGGCTATAAGGAGAGAATTTTGATGAAAAGTATTAAGACTCGCTTTAAAAAATTCAAAACCAGAAACATCGAGCCGCCAAGTTTAGAGCGAATACAATTAGAGCTATTAGAAGAATCAAATTTAGATATTAATTATCTTGTCTTGATTTTAGGTTCATGCGTAATTGCCACTTTAGGGCTTTTATCTAATAGCGTAGCTGTGATTATTGGAGCTATGATCGTTGCTCCTTTAATGTTGCCTATTCGCGGATTGGCATTTGGAGCCTTAGAAGGCCATGTTGTCTTAGTTCGCAAAGGATTAAGTGCGATCGCAGTAGGTACTTTTCTCGCAATTGTGTTAGCTGTATTGCTAGGTTCCTTAATAAGATTGCCGGAATTTGGCAGCGAAGTTATAGCTCGTTCCAAACCAACCTTGCTAGATTTGGGAATTGCGGTTGCAGCCGGGGGAATCAGCGGTTTTGCCAAAGTTCAACCCAAAGTTTCTGGTACTCTGGCTGGAACTGCGATCGCTGTCGCTCTCATGCCCCCAATTTGTGTAATTGGTTTGGCTTTATCTCAAGGAAATTGGTCGCTCAGTTTGGGTGCAACACTTCTGTATTTAACCAATTTGTTGGGAATTACTCTTTCTTGTATGCTGACCTTTTTAATAGCAGGCTACACTCCATTGCATCGCGCCCGTAAAGCTCTTACTTGGACTTTAGTTTTTACAGCCATACTTGTGATTCCCTTGGGCGTGAGCTTTGTAGAATTAATCAAGCAAGCCCGACTGGAAGCAAGTCTTAAAAAGGCGTTACTAAACCGAACGATTACCTTTCAGCGGGTGGTACTGATGAAAAGCGATGCCAACTGGTTAACCAATCCACCCGAAGTCCGCCTGAATGTTCGCAGTAGCGAACCTTTGACACCAAAACAAGTGCGGCTTTTAGAAGAATTTGTAGAAAAAGAGATGGGTCAACACATCACGCTGATTTTTGAAGTGGGTCAAGTTGAAGAAGTGAGGCGTGAAGCCCTCTAAAGTATAGTTCTCAATCAAAGCCTTAATAATTTTTGGAAATGATATCACTTGTTGGTGAAAACAAGATTGTTACCGATATCGATTTTTCCTCTTCCCAGTTAGCCGTTGC comes from the Argonema galeatum A003/A1 genome and includes:
- a CDS encoding choice-of-anchor K domain-containing protein, whose translation is MRSHPHTAKLSAAALTATLLVSLAGQAQAITFEGTSSGQWGMPANPSGSTYISSENGGINNSLSWGRTDNCLTCTPFNNYVQYDGVSFNAGVGSLFNLGNLTYRNGSVWDGFNGDFPLNIALSLTNPFNTTQNFDFSFNIFNTPNNSGDAVVDGDKLRFSTAGISSQQFNYDGVDYTLELTGFSSDGGLTMMSEFNSPEGTIANASLYGKLTGVGQAPPQKTIPEPAAVAGLSLLGIYFATRRRSRNI
- a CDS encoding choice-of-anchor K domain-containing protein, whose product is MKFNLEGTVKVSKFFLAIALLVGFQNQAQAATFAGSTSAQWGTPLTPSPTSVISISSHNGNTNNRLTWGEAAPNTFTSYVQFDGTTFSAGVNSLFNLGTLSYRNGSTYTYSNFDGDFPLQIALSLALPFASGESFNFLFNILNTPNTSGNPVLDGDRLRFSTAGLSSQKFNYQENDYTLQLMGFSTNGGKAIVKEFNSPEGSVAIASLYGKIISDPKSVTVPEPASFAGLSLLGIYFAGRRRK
- a CDS encoding response regulator transcription factor — translated: MPRILVIDDDPAISELVAVNLEMAGYDVSQAEDGIKGQALALQIQPDLIMLDLMLPKVDGFTVCQRLRRDERTADIPVLMLTALGQTEDKVQGLNAGADDYMTKPFEIEEMLARVRALLRRTDRIPQAAKHTEILNYGPLTLVPERFEAIWLAQTIKLTHLEFELLHCLLQRHGQTVSPSEILKEVWGYDPDDDIETIRVHIRHLRTKMEPDPRHPRYIKTVYGAGYCLELPSREQITADTAS
- a CDS encoding YheT family hydrolase codes for the protein MPNYAYSPPWQTRNGLAMTLYTALLGGREWESTIIEPEPSYQETIFAGAQDVPIFGLVAIPEKPCGTIVGTYGITGSLDNQWFLRLLGRKAFARGYAVVLFDWRAHGRTAELSPTLTSDGLYEGEDFVRIAKSAKTMGCPAPFWFAGFSLGGQLALWAVKAAQELTVQDGDIGLRSTDIGGAAVICPSLDSNRSLSYLVKHRWGKYLEKAIARELKKLAWRIHDAHPGTIDPAAIDRANGIWGFDRELVIDRLGFPSVEAYYEASSALHILPHLKKPTLILYTADDPMFDPTIIPDLQAASADNPYIDLILTRYGGHVGYISSKTCQQQAGDPDCWWAWNRVLDWCDRTTKTTVADIKRPT
- a CDS encoding YIP1 family protein, with product MSDKKSKGGLGKTIWKALALKGDFYENARNTPKTQRRSLTIVILAAVSHALGSAVILLINRATLPILVLALLIDGLSVAGGYYFWTLTISKLGQWLKPNHVSYKDLLIPIGYAYSPQSLNFLTVIPLLGRPIELVLSVWSLLAVIVAVRQGLDITTRKAWLICLVGWPLIQVAIGFVQVFEQYLVKLAA
- a CDS encoding ion transporter, which gives rise to MNQPNQKRELEKERSEVLEQLEDWLETPMLLLGFGWLALLVVDLIAGLNPILEVISNVIWIVFVLDFGLRFTLAPHKVVYLKQNWLTALSLMLPALRIFRITRVIRLLNPARGLRLVRVITSLNRGMRSLRSSMGRRGFGYVISLSLVVTFVGAAGMYAFENNNPNGAGLKDYGTALWWTAMIMTTMGSEYWPQTPEGRVLCLILSLYAFGVFGYVTAAIATFFVGRDAENDRAEIAGAKSIAALHEEISALRADIQALSGHKQES
- a CDS encoding DUF2254 domain-containing protein, which gives rise to MKIKLLKLWDSLHSSYWFVPTLMATIAIALAFGMVTLDRYGMSGPIEKLGWIYSGGPEGARTLLSSVAGSMITVAGTVFSITLVALQLASSQFGPRLLRNFMQDTGNQVVLGTFIATFIYCLLVLRTIHGEDYEVFVPQISVTVGILLAIASIGVFIYFIHHASTSIQSSYIIAQVGSDLDKAIDRLFPEKIGHGVANSRRSVEEIPANFHREASPILATSSGYLQAIDDEKLMQIAKSKNLILRLKYGPGKFIVQGSEIVAVWPNKAVDKNLAKQIHQLFILGRQRTEQQDIEFSIDQLVEIAVRAISPGVNDPFTAISCIDRLSVALCGLAEREFPSPYRYDEEKNLRVIAERVTFVGIIDAAFNQIRQYSKPDVAVQIRLLETIAVIATHTKNKKYRQALVHHANMIQRTSQAQISEESDRDCVKERYLAALKELDDVNSVV
- a CDS encoding mechanosensitive ion channel family protein; translation: MNLQESTLAAWAKIQGMIDGLIVMLPNIMLAAIVFGLFFFAAGQIKLLVKRLTRRHRQARNLGLVLGRLSQGVVILVGLFIALSIVIPSFQAGDLIQLLGISSVAIGFAFRDILQNFLAGILILLTEPFQIGDQIVFKDFEGTVENIQTRASTIRTYDGRRIVIPNSELFTNSVTVNTAFDNRRLEYDVGIGYGDNIDRAKQLILEAVRSVNEVLEDPPPDALVVELAESTVNIRARWWVAPPRRAETLDAKDKVLTAIKNKLTANGIDLAFPTYQILFHDQTEETDGDRSLQREGWPAGKSEVPKPRSIGGSLRKLAEMRSQTDGNGKVQNTTDGE
- a CDS encoding DUF389 domain-containing protein, with the protein product MKSIKTRFKKFKTRNIEPPSLERIQLELLEESNLDINYLVLILGSCVIATLGLLSNSVAVIIGAMIVAPLMLPIRGLAFGALEGHVVLVRKGLSAIAVGTFLAIVLAVLLGSLIRLPEFGSEVIARSKPTLLDLGIAVAAGGISGFAKVQPKVSGTLAGTAIAVALMPPICVIGLALSQGNWSLSLGATLLYLTNLLGITLSCMLTFLIAGYTPLHRARKALTWTLVFTAILVIPLGVSFVELIKQARLEASLKKALLNRTITFQRVVLMKSDANWLTNPPEVRLNVRSSEPLTPKQVRLLEEFVEKEMGQHITLIFEVGQVEEVRREAL